ATCGGGTGTCAGGGCGGCAAGCGCCTGTGCCGCTCGTTCTCTTTCCGCCGGTGGAAAGAGCGGGAGGAAACGGTGACCTATGAGGTGATCCCGTTGTTTTCCGGCATGGCGACAGAATGCCTCGTTCGCCAGGGTGATGGTGAGGTCGTCGGCGGTGGCGAGCACAAACTCGGTGCCGTCCGCCGTGAGGGCCTCATGCCGCCGCCGCCAGGTCTCCCGTTCGGCTGCCGCCCTTCGTTCGCCGCTCTCGTCGATGAGGACAATGGCGGCGCCCTCCCTGCCGGTGTCGAAGACGACCGGGATGAGGTGAAGACTGAGGTCATGGCGGGCACCCGAGAAGGTGGTCGTCACCGGGACGACCGCCTGCACGCCCGCCACTGCCTCCCGGCACCGTTCGATGACGGAAGAGTCGGTAAACATGGGAAAGGGGAGATTTCCCAGTCGTTCGCCATAGATCACCTCGAGAGTGCATCCGAGCAGTTCCAGCGCCTGCCCCCCGGCGATCTCCACTTCAAGGCGGGCATTGACCACGATGGTCGGGTGGCGGGCGATGTGGAGGAGAGCGGATACGGGCACCCGTCTGGCCAGAAAATAGTTGCGGGCGGTGCCGATCTGTTTCCGGTCCACATCTCCCTTGAGGGCGAGCATCTCCAGATATTTTGCGGCGGTGTTCCGGTGGAGGCCCGTCGCCGCGGCGATCTCCGAGATCGAGAGGCCCTTCGGGTGGTTCCTGAGCAGTTCCCTGATGGCGATGGCATCCTTGATGCCGCTGGTGGTCCGGCCCATATGCACTGCATATGTGTGGTGCATACCGAGGATTTATCATTATCTATCATGATCTATCTGATCATATGCACGGCATAATCGCCCGGCAGGGAACTGGAGGTGCAGACTGATGGACGGCAACGTTGATGTGAAACGTGGCGAACGCGTGGTCCGCCCGCCACCCTCTCCGGGGGAGGGATCCCGCCTCGGAGACTGGGAAACGGCATACGCACGCTATCGGGAGGACCCGGAGGGATTCTGGGCGGCGGTGGCAGGTGAGCTTGAGTGGTTCAGGCCCTGGGACCGGGTGCGCGAGTGGCGCCACCCCTATGCCCGCTGGTTTGTGAACGGTGCACTGAACATCACCCACAACTGCCTCGACCGTCATGCCTCGGGCGACCACCGGAACAAGGTCGCCCTGATCTGGCGGGGGGAGGAGGAGGGTGACGAGCAGGTGCTCACCTACCGGCAGCTCCACCGGGAAGTGATGCGGTTTGCAAACGCCCTCAAGAACCTCGGCGTCGGCAAGGGGGATACGGTCTGCATCTACATGCCGCTTGTGCCCGAACAGATCGTGGCCATGCTCGCATGCGCCCGCATCGGTGCGGTGCACAGCATCGTCTTCGGCGGTTTCGGTGCATCCGCTCTCCACGCCCGGATCCGTGATGCAAAGGCGAAGATCATCGTCACCGCCGATGTCGGTTACCGGCGGGGCAAACGGGTCGCCCTCAAGACCATTGTGGACGAGGCGGTCGTCAACGCCCCTTCGGTCGAACGGATCATCGTGCTGCGCCGGACACGGCCGGAACTCGAACTCTATTCCGAGCTGGAGGTCGATTACGAGGAGTGCATGGCGGCGGCCGATGCGTTCTGCCCGCCGGAGGTGATGGACGCCGAGGACCCCCTCTTCATCCTCTACACCAGCGGCACGACCGGGACGCCCAAGGGGATCGTCCACACCTGCGGCGGATACATGGTCGGCGCCTACTACACCTCGCAGTATGTCTTCGATATGCGCGAGAACGACGTCTACTGGTGCACGGCCGACCCGGGCTGGATCACCGGGCACTCCTATATCGTCTACGGGCCGCTGGCGGCGGGGGCGACGGTGCTGATCACCGAGACCGTTCCCGACCACCCCGACCCCGGCGTCTGGTGGCGGATCATCGAAGATTTCGGCGTGACGATCTTCTATACCGCTCCGACGGCGATCCGCATGTTCATGAAATTCGGGGAGGAGTGGCCGAAACGCTCCTCGCTCGACTCCCTCCGCCTCATCGGATCGGTCGGCGAACCCCTCAACCCCGAGGCCTTCGAGTGGTATTACCGGGTGATCGGCGGGTCGGCCTGCCCGGTGCTGGACACC
The sequence above is drawn from the Methanofollis fontis genome and encodes:
- a CDS encoding PAS domain S-box protein yields the protein MGRTTSGIKDAIAIRELLRNHPKGLSISEIAAATGLHRNTAAKYLEMLALKGDVDRKQIGTARNYFLARRVPVSALLHIARHPTIVVNARLEVEIAGGQALELLGCTLEVIYGERLGNLPFPMFTDSSVIERCREAVAGVQAVVPVTTTFSGARHDLSLHLIPVVFDTGREGAAIVLIDESGERRAAAERETWRRRHEALTADGTEFVLATADDLTITLANEAFCRHAGKQRDHLIGHRFLPLFPPAERERAAQALAALTPDSPARTLDLRTVGRDGSMNHERWTFRALFDNDGTPDGYHLTGRDITAEKHCEERLHDYHTNMESLITRRTAEMAEANRTLLAVIAEKEEVEQELLFTRFAFDHASDSILLFDEGGTVYQANKTACDLLGYSPAEILEATAFGINPSITPGRWKRMWTDARPGRREQIRSVHRRKNGTVFDVEVSRTFVRFADRTYFCSIAREIQNKPGEGEQ
- the acs gene encoding acetate--CoA ligase, translating into MDGNVDVKRGERVVRPPPSPGEGSRLGDWETAYARYREDPEGFWAAVAGELEWFRPWDRVREWRHPYARWFVNGALNITHNCLDRHASGDHRNKVALIWRGEEEGDEQVLTYRQLHREVMRFANALKNLGVGKGDTVCIYMPLVPEQIVAMLACARIGAVHSIVFGGFGASALHARIRDAKAKIIVTADVGYRRGKRVALKTIVDEAVVNAPSVERIIVLRRTRPELELYSELEVDYEECMAAADAFCPPEVMDAEDPLFILYTSGTTGTPKGIVHTCGGYMVGAYYTSQYVFDMRENDVYWCTADPGWITGHSYIVYGPLAAGATVLITETVPDHPDPGVWWRIIEDFGVTIFYTAPTAIRMFMKFGEEWPKRSSLDSLRLIGSVGEPLNPEAFEWYYRVIGGSACPVLDTWWQTETGMHMITTLAGEPMKPGFAGRPIPGVAADVVDREGNPVQPGVGGLLVITEPWPAMMRAVHNNDERYRQYWTTVNGYYTAGDLAVKDEDGYIMVLGRADDIIIVAGHNLGTAEVESALVSHEAVAEAAVIGIPDALKGQAVKAFVILRLGHAPSEKLKSDLVYHVRMSIGPIAMPSAIEFVESLPKTRSGKIMRRVLKAQEMGIDPGDISTLEE